In the genome of Rhodoferax sp. BAB1, one region contains:
- the petA gene encoding ubiquinol-cytochrome c reductase iron-sulfur subunit, whose amino-acid sequence MSDTLADKSQMDPSKRTWLIATGCAGTVGGVAAAIPFISTFQPSERAKAAGAAVEVDISALKPGEKVTIEWRGKPVWIMRRTPEQLATLEKVEGQLADPNSDRKAYPTPDYAKNRHRSIKPELFVGVGICSHLGCSPSDKLQPGAQPSLPDDWQGGFLCPCHGSTFDMAGRVFKNKPAPDNLEVPPHMYLSDSKLLIGEDKKA is encoded by the coding sequence ATGAGCGACACGCTTGCCGATAAGAGTCAGATGGACCCGAGCAAACGGACGTGGCTGATTGCCACTGGTTGTGCAGGTACCGTGGGTGGCGTGGCAGCCGCCATTCCCTTCATCAGCACTTTCCAGCCTTCCGAGCGCGCCAAGGCGGCCGGTGCGGCGGTCGAGGTGGACATTTCTGCTCTCAAGCCGGGCGAGAAGGTGACGATCGAGTGGCGCGGCAAGCCGGTCTGGATCATGCGCCGCACACCCGAGCAGCTGGCCACCCTGGAAAAGGTGGAAGGCCAGCTCGCCGATCCGAATTCCGATCGCAAGGCCTATCCGACCCCCGATTACGCCAAGAACCGCCATCGCTCCATCAAGCCTGAGCTGTTCGTCGGTGTCGGTATCTGCTCGCACCTGGGTTGCTCGCCGTCCGACAAGCTGCAGCCGGGCGCACAGCCCTCGCTGCCGGACGACTGGCAGGGTGGTTTCCTCTGCCCCTGCCACGGTTCGACCTTCGACATGGCCGGCCGCGTGTTCAAGAACAAACCGGCGCCCGATAACCTGGAAGTGCCGCCCCACATGTACCTGTCCGACAGCAAGCTGCTGATCGGCGAAGACAAGAAGGCTTGA